From the genome of Candidatus Omnitrophota bacterium, one region includes:
- a CDS encoding FAD-dependent oxidoreductase, with product MSEKIIILGAGLSGLSAAWHLKEKGLKASVYEKEGSVGGLCRSKKSGNFIFDYDGHLLHFQNNYAFELVKKLLKGNLAHHERCAWISNFGIFSRYPFQVNLHALPKKVAIECLWGFLRVCNTRSSGDRKNFLKWINANLGQGIAKYFMIPYNEKFWTVPLSQMVCSTWTDKFIPQVYLYDIVSGFFGTNGSGFGYNACFWYPKKGGIIQLPLAFEKQAGPIFKNCLITGIDLKNKEITIKGRSKEKFDQLIYTIPLPELVKIAGPLPKRIIENLNQLRWNSIFNLNLAVEGRVHPGKHWVYFPQKNTVFFRAGFYHNFSASNAPDRKSSLYTEVSYSKDKPIDKKTVISRILNGLHSKNIIGRKNKILTMDQNDINYGYPIYDSNYLRVTAEIKEFLAAKDIIACGRYGSWKYMSMEDSILDGKLAASKILKKCSKD from the coding sequence ATGTCTGAAAAGATAATTATTTTAGGGGCCGGGCTTTCGGGGTTAAGCGCCGCCTGGCATTTAAAAGAAAAAGGGCTTAAAGCCAGCGTATATGAAAAGGAAGGTAGCGTAGGAGGGCTTTGCCGTTCGAAAAAAAGCGGTAATTTTATTTTTGATTATGACGGGCACCTTTTGCATTTTCAAAACAACTATGCTTTTGAACTGGTAAAAAAATTACTCAAAGGTAATCTTGCCCACCACGAAAGATGCGCCTGGATAAGCAATTTTGGGATTTTTAGCCGCTACCCTTTCCAGGTAAATCTGCATGCTCTACCGAAAAAAGTGGCGATTGAATGCCTCTGGGGTTTCTTGCGGGTTTGCAATACAAGGTCTTCCGGAGACAGAAAAAATTTCCTTAAATGGATAAATGCAAACCTGGGGCAGGGAATCGCGAAATATTTCATGATTCCCTACAATGAAAAATTCTGGACAGTCCCGTTAAGCCAGATGGTTTGTTCTACTTGGACAGATAAATTTATTCCTCAGGTATATCTTTACGACATAGTCAGCGGATTTTTCGGGACCAACGGCTCTGGTTTCGGTTATAACGCTTGTTTTTGGTACCCCAAAAAAGGGGGGATAATCCAGTTGCCATTAGCTTTTGAGAAGCAAGCCGGGCCGATCTTTAAAAACTGCCTTATAACCGGCATTGATCTTAAAAATAAAGAAATAACAATCAAGGGCAGGAGTAAAGAGAAGTTTGACCAGTTGATTTATACAATTCCTTTGCCGGAATTAGTTAAAATAGCCGGTCCACTGCCCAAGAGAATAATTGAAAACCTTAATCAGCTACGCTGGAATTCGATTTTTAATCTGAATCTGGCGGTAGAAGGCAGGGTTCATCCCGGTAAGCATTGGGTTTATTTTCCTCAAAAAAATACTGTTTTTTTTAGGGCCGGTTTTTACCACAATTTTTCCGCTAGTAATGCGCCGGATAGAAAAAGCTCCCTATATACAGAGGTTTCATATTCCAAAGATAAACCGATCGATAAAAAAACTGTCATAAGCCGGATTTTAAATGGTCTCCACTCGAAAAATATTATCGGCAGAAAGAATAAAATCCTGACTATGGATCAAAATGATATAAATTACGGATATCCTATTTATGACAGTAACTACCTCAGGGTAACGGCGGAAATTAAAGAATTTTTAGCTGCCAAGGATATAATTGCCTGCGGCCGCTACGGTTCCTGGAAATATATGTCAATGGAGGATTCCATCTTGGACGGGAAACTGGCTGCTTCCAAGATCCTAAAAAAATGCTCAAAAGATTAA
- a CDS encoding ABC transporter permease translates to MLKRLKNLYLYRHTLWDMSLKQVKAKYTASFLGIFWAVINPLLIMSAISFVFAVIFRIEIKNFSLFILAGIYPWLFFSSVLSESAGAILNQQTILHQFNLPREILPLSLSLAGFFNFLGGWLVVYPVFLFFNPHIIYLFPLLILILALNFIFLCGLSLALSVLNIFFRDLEHMLGTLLMFWFWVTPVFYSIEMVPEKFRWLTNLNPMSAYIIYYCDVLYRGVIPQEVTFIRVFLWALVSILSGFLIFIRLEKKILKRI, encoded by the coding sequence ATGCTCAAAAGATTAAAAAACTTATATTTATACCGGCATACTTTATGGGATATGTCTTTAAAGCAGGTCAAAGCCAAATATACGGCTTCCTTCTTGGGTATCTTTTGGGCGGTGATTAACCCGCTTTTAATTATGTCGGCCATAAGTTTTGTTTTTGCAGTGATTTTTAGAATCGAAATAAAAAACTTTTCTTTATTTATACTCGCCGGTATTTATCCCTGGCTGTTTTTTTCTTCCGTTTTATCTGAGTCGGCAGGGGCGATCCTTAATCAACAGACTATCCTTCACCAATTTAACCTGCCGCGTGAAATCCTCCCTTTAAGCCTTTCTTTAGCGGGCTTTTTTAATTTCCTTGGCGGATGGCTGGTAGTTTACCCGGTTTTCTTATTTTTTAACCCTCATATAATTTACCTTTTTCCGTTATTAATACTTATTTTAGCGCTTAATTTTATATTCCTTTGCGGCCTGAGTTTGGCTTTGTCAGTTCTAAATATATTCTTCCGCGATCTTGAGCATATGCTGGGTACTTTATTAATGTTTTGGTTTTGGGTTACCCCGGTGTTTTATTCCATCGAAATGGTCCCTGAGAAATTCCGCTGGTTAACTAACCTCAACCCGATGTCTGCTTATATCATTTATTATTGCGACGTTTTATACCGGGGTGTTATACCGCAGGAAGTTACTTTTATCAGGGTTTTCCTTTGGGCTTTAGTAAGCATCTTGAGCGGTTTTCTAATTTTTATCAGACTGGAAAAAAAGATTTTAAAAAGGATATAA
- a CDS encoding ABC transporter ATP-binding protein gives MDRIVFCDLWAMYRIKFIIDSKPKWENFWALKGINFKVEQGEVVGIIGENGAGKSTILKIIAGMISSDRGQVQVSGRISGLLELGAGFQPELTGSENIYLIAGLFGLSRLEVESIYEEILSFADIGKFINAPVKCYSQGMFVRLAFAIAINVNSDIILIDDTLAVGDEYFQKKCIKKIFELKDQGKTIIFVTHDMEVVRRLCQRAIFLKDGKIVKDGPVNQAIPLYAQTSGAKEGVGILKSGHLSIIFNNGRLLFNWKDRLLTPGLGGHTILGIMNKQYNSTQADWLVEKQDDQKIIAKGKFNQLNVEQTWQIEIDKDLGLKWDIGIKSSDREQVSECQANIMLVKEYGSWSTGIEKGDFPITEQTNKAWQHLLGNNIFRKVIGVDMAAGPDFSLPSLFFERSSSMEPNSPQILNTDYLFNCRMLQYKISGLNNLLTFQQNSADLFSGKIIFDVFNQESYFEQINQDFILSSKDTSLIFANGEAILSYKGLSLTKNSHLNTSINIAGKWYDSACANWEFKRQAQNLIVGFGSWPGLLLKQVWEFEIHKEGAFLWKVWLQVEKETDIQQQRLQFMCTGKYRNFFTEYSGGEFSDKFFETESDMLQRCVSTGTIGLSGQDDKLPVLSLSFSPNSGNFAKILNSDFYHKARILRIEKIDPEEETIFKPGRYKSFEIEARLDAAKELQKNNLPNAIEKGRLKFIFDRGKGSVFWEGRELTKKLGFYTSLRSCGRWHDSVSSADWKIEGQDNSSIRVKGKWLHLPISQVWKLNLPEEGVIEFNVFLEVNEKIVFERLQANLMLLEKYTDWVAKENKGKFPVFAADITDDWQQVYRADSKFIGVFSKPEKKVLPEILFAPLSLKADWSLNILNSDLYHRGRVLQFLNANNTVLEPGQHPYAHGLISVAKKTDV, from the coding sequence ATGGACCGGATTGTATTTTGTGACCTTTGGGCAATGTACAGAATTAAATTTATCATTGACTCAAAGCCTAAATGGGAAAACTTTTGGGCTTTAAAAGGGATTAATTTTAAAGTAGAGCAAGGCGAAGTTGTCGGGATAATCGGTGAAAACGGGGCAGGTAAATCGACTATCTTAAAAATAATCGCCGGCATGATATCTTCTGACCGGGGGCAAGTTCAAGTGTCGGGGAGGATCTCGGGCCTTTTGGAGTTAGGGGCTGGTTTTCAGCCGGAACTGACCGGAAGCGAAAATATTTATTTGATTGCCGGGTTGTTTGGGCTGAGCAGGCTTGAGGTCGAATCAATATATGAAGAGATATTAAGCTTTGCCGACATAGGAAAATTCATAAATGCCCCGGTTAAATGTTATTCTCAGGGTATGTTTGTAAGGCTGGCTTTTGCCATTGCCATAAATGTAAACTCCGATATTATTCTGATTGACGACACCCTGGCAGTGGGCGATGAGTATTTCCAGAAAAAATGTATTAAGAAGATTTTTGAGCTAAAAGACCAGGGCAAAACCATTATTTTTGTTACTCATGATATGGAGGTCGTCCGTCGTTTGTGCCAGCGGGCTATTTTTCTTAAAGACGGCAAGATTGTAAAAGACGGCCCGGTCAACCAGGCTATTCCTTTATACGCCCAGACTTCCGGGGCAAAAGAAGGAGTGGGTATCTTAAAAAGCGGACATTTAAGCATTATTTTCAATAATGGGCGCCTGTTATTTAATTGGAAAGACCGCTTGTTGACTCCGGGATTAGGGGGACATACCATTCTGGGCATTATGAATAAACAGTATAATTCTACCCAGGCAGATTGGTTGGTTGAAAAACAGGATGATCAAAAAATTATTGCCAAGGGCAAATTTAACCAGCTTAACGTCGAGCAAACCTGGCAAATAGAAATAGATAAGGACCTGGGTTTAAAGTGGGATATCGGGATTAAATCTTCCGATAGGGAGCAGGTTTCAGAATGCCAAGCCAATATTATGCTGGTTAAAGAATATGGCAGCTGGTCTACCGGAATAGAAAAGGGCGACTTTCCGATTACTGAACAGACAAATAAGGCCTGGCAGCATCTTTTAGGAAATAATATTTTCAGGAAAGTAATCGGGGTAGATATGGCAGCTGGCCCGGATTTTTCCCTTCCTTCTTTATTTTTTGAAAGATCCTCAAGTATGGAGCCGAATTCCCCGCAGATTCTCAATACGGATTACCTTTTTAACTGCCGGATGCTTCAATACAAAATTTCCGGTTTGAATAACTTGCTTACCTTCCAGCAAAACTCGGCTGATCTATTTTCAGGTAAGATTATTTTTGATGTTTTTAACCAAGAAAGCTACTTTGAACAGATTAACCAGGATTTTATTTTGTCTTCTAAAGATACCAGTCTGATCTTTGCAAACGGAGAAGCGATACTTTCATATAAAGGATTAAGCTTGACTAAAAACAGCCATTTAAATACCTCCATTAATATTGCCGGAAAATGGTATGATTCAGCTTGCGCAAATTGGGAATTTAAGAGGCAAGCCCAAAATCTAATTGTCGGATTTGGTTCTTGGCCAGGACTGCTTTTAAAACAGGTTTGGGAGTTTGAAATTCATAAAGAAGGGGCTTTTTTATGGAAGGTATGGCTACAGGTTGAGAAAGAAACCGATATACAGCAGCAGCGTTTACAATTTATGTGCACAGGTAAATACAGGAATTTTTTTACAGAGTACTCAGGCGGAGAATTTTCGGATAAGTTTTTTGAAACAGAATCGGATATGCTGCAAAGGTGTGTTTCCACAGGAACAATCGGATTAAGCGGCCAAGATGATAAATTACCGGTTTTAAGTTTATCGTTTTCGCCAAACTCCGGAAATTTTGCCAAAATCCTTAATTCTGATTTTTACCATAAGGCCCGCATATTAAGGATTGAAAAAATCGATCCGGAAGAAGAAACTATCTTTAAGCCCGGCAGATACAAATCATTTGAAATAGAAGCCCGGTTAGATGCGGCCAAGGAGTTGCAAAAAAATAACCTTCCGAATGCAATCGAAAAGGGAAGGTTAAAATTTATTTTTGACCGGGGGAAAGGATCGGTTTTCTGGGAGGGCAGGGAACTTACTAAAAAACTGGGTTTTTATACCTCTTTACGTTCCTGCGGCCGTTGGCATGATTCCGTGTCTTCGGCTGATTGGAAGATTGAAGGGCAGGATAATAGTTCGATCAGGGTGAAGGGAAAATGGCTGCATTTACCGATTTCCCAGGTCTGGAAGCTAAATTTACCCGAAGAGGGGGTAATTGAATTCAATGTTTTTTTAGAAGTAAACGAGAAGATAGTTTTCGAGCGCTTGCAGGCTAATCTTATGCTTTTGGAGAAATACACTGATTGGGTGGCTAAAGAGAATAAAGGAAAATTTCCGGTTTTTGCCGCAGATATAACCGATGATTGGCAACAGGTTTATCGGGCTGATAGTAAATTTATCGGAGTTTTTTCAAAGCCAGAAAAGAAAGTCTTGCCCGAAATATTGTTTGCCCCCCTTTCTTTAAAAGCCGATTGGTCCTTAAATATTCTAAATTCGGATCTTTACCATCGGGGTAGGGTGCTTCAGTTCTTAAATGCCAACAATACCGTCCTTGAGCCAGGACAGCATCCTTACGCCCACGGTTTAATCAGCGTTGCTAAAAAAACTGATGTCTAA
- a CDS encoding glycoside hydrolase family 44 protein gives MSKLKSKFLLFIFVLSILATFIFRPGENKVVNLNEDDWFVTTDSGWKGASNGQVVSTGNNLWPVELRYRLIATKLWPWPEIDFWLKFRKEHDLSKYSGIKLVITSQQKDEIYVYFMAEDQNLKLLKPLAQKCRLNGKPNQEIFLLFSDFQIPKDWSARVSGFNSVFKWDKTRRLGIHKKGSDKEEGKLLIKQIQLFNNPSSKGKILERTRPPKHYTFDLTLKPGNYDNEIVILDSDHDPVGPYFYGANWGVWLDLPDKDKTAFLELKVIRAGGPFMDRYDWRKSKFTFPGNDRKLNMVSLDEFIKYCRNIGAEPLIQVSALGDNPAENAAELLRYLNQEKGYGVKFFEIGNEPFIWHQVHFDLCDHPCSLAEYFVIFKKISLALRNTQESINPDFKISIFAPGIETAWLDWSTLSGKDGKKPVLGQFLKMCKDFEKDRKLNPKGIRLIDVLSFHLFPSFKGAQPLKGEIDDSLILESAQTWYRPDYLNKYDSSLPLNKPGGVIPRLKDIIKNNYPGIKLALTEFNLESKSMVDYDPLTKVLYLADLYGILARSGVDYFMQFCLNSSDQNTALLDDLDNITPLYHSLALFARNFNGNILEVKNTHPEKLSIYACNKGQDIVIMAINKENFAKKAKVLLKVNDQFNFSLSFPALSLTCVKIDKLNQKAECWEYGKEQIN, from the coding sequence ATGTCTAAATTAAAAAGTAAATTTTTATTATTTATTTTTGTTTTATCAATCTTGGCAACATTTATCTTTAGGCCAGGCGAAAATAAAGTTGTTAATCTAAACGAAGATGATTGGTTCGTTACTACCGATTCAGGCTGGAAAGGTGCATCAAATGGGCAAGTTGTCAGTACCGGAAACAACCTTTGGCCGGTTGAACTTAGGTACCGGTTAATAGCCACAAAACTCTGGCCGTGGCCGGAGATCGATTTTTGGTTAAAATTTAGAAAAGAACATGATTTAAGCAAGTATTCCGGCATAAAATTAGTAATAACCAGCCAGCAAAAAGATGAAATTTACGTTTATTTTATGGCCGAGGATCAAAATTTAAAACTGCTTAAGCCTCTGGCCCAAAAATGCCGGTTAAATGGCAAGCCGAATCAGGAAATTTTCCTTCTTTTTTCCGATTTTCAAATACCTAAGGATTGGAGTGCGCGGGTTAGCGGTTTTAACAGCGTTTTTAAATGGGATAAAACCAGACGTTTGGGAATACACAAAAAAGGCAGCGATAAAGAGGAAGGGAAGCTTTTAATTAAGCAAATCCAACTTTTTAACAATCCGAGTTCAAAAGGAAAAATACTGGAAAGGACAAGGCCGCCAAAGCATTACACTTTTGATTTGACTCTTAAGCCCGGCAATTATGATAATGAAATTGTTATTTTAGATTCAGACCATGATCCCGTAGGCCCATATTTTTATGGCGCAAACTGGGGTGTTTGGCTTGATCTACCTGATAAAGACAAAACAGCTTTTTTAGAGTTAAAAGTTATCAGGGCAGGAGGGCCTTTTATGGATAGGTATGATTGGCGCAAATCAAAATTTACCTTCCCCGGAAATGACCGCAAATTAAATATGGTTAGCCTGGATGAGTTTATTAAATATTGCCGTAATATCGGGGCTGAACCTTTAATCCAGGTAAGCGCTTTGGGGGATAATCCGGCTGAAAATGCCGCCGAACTTTTGAGATATCTTAATCAGGAAAAAGGATATGGGGTAAAATTCTTTGAGATAGGCAATGAGCCTTTTATCTGGCACCAGGTGCATTTTGACCTTTGTGATCATCCTTGTTCACTGGCCGAATATTTCGTAATATTTAAGAAGATATCCTTAGCCTTACGGAATACACAAGAAAGTATCAACCCGGATTTTAAAATAAGCATTTTTGCCCCCGGGATTGAAACAGCTTGGCTTGACTGGAGTACCCTTTCGGGAAAAGATGGTAAAAAACCAGTGCTTGGTCAGTTTTTGAAGATGTGCAAAGATTTCGAAAAAGACAGGAAATTAAACCCAAAAGGAATAAGGCTGATCGACGTTTTAAGTTTTCATCTCTTTCCTTCCTTTAAGGGCGCCCAACCTTTAAAAGGCGAAATTGATGACTCGCTTATTTTAGAGTCGGCCCAAACATGGTATAGGCCCGATTATCTGAATAAATATGACAGCTCTTTACCTTTGAATAAACCTGGCGGCGTTATCCCCAGGCTTAAAGATATAATAAAAAACAATTATCCCGGTATAAAGTTGGCGCTTACCGAATTTAATCTTGAATCTAAATCAATGGTTGACTATGATCCTTTAACCAAGGTCCTCTATTTAGCCGACCTCTACGGGATTCTGGCAAGATCAGGGGTAGATTATTTTATGCAGTTTTGTTTGAATTCCAGCGACCAAAATACTGCGCTATTGGATGATCTTGATAACATTACGCCGCTTTACCATTCCCTGGCTTTATTTGCCAGGAATTTTAACGGTAATATTTTAGAGGTAAAAAACACTCACCCCGAAAAGCTTAGCATCTACGCATGTAATAAAGGCCAAGATATAGTTATTATGGCAATTAACAAGGAAAACTTTGCAAAAAAAGCGAAGGTTTTATTGAAGGTTAATGATCAATTCAATTTTAGTTTATCTTTTCCTGCTCTGAGCCTTACCTGCGTAAAAATAGATAAACTGAATCAGAAAGCCGAATGCTGGGAATATGGAAAAGAACAGATTAATTGA
- a CDS encoding glycosyltransferase yields the protein MEKNRLIELSVVIPTYNRKKFLKECVNSLLNQDYPAEKYEIIVVDDGSSDGTDLMMASFTESHPNIEYLQREHQGPAAARNAGIKHSSGQIIALTDNDCLPAKNWVGSILRSHKLHNEALAVGGLTEVSPRNIKALVSQSLSNGAMSVEIKNKKELIFFPTCNVSFKKEYLFENFNELFPLPAGEDLEFFWRIFKGGSKFVYDEKIGVFHNCHPNFRSFLKQAYMYGKGNFLVQHLHKDHPLLKEILPQSFCAFVLGTTVNFLKIPRFSYLLGSSLIASGLNLNGYEKFQVYFYFTLHKIMYLAGNIAEFTRVERLNKENEIIKKPKLLILDITHECNLKCRICDIWKTSSSEINLDFRYIRKLLFEARELKIKEIALSGGEPLLRNDIFEIFDYAKKIGLKNIGILTNGMLVERHLEKLKPYLITGFVSPVISFDSLNPQLHNHIRNNGLAWQMTKKALNMLASLKKEHPKTNFNVITIILGQNLEELQELAVFVKSLNANSLQFQPLLANNLDMAERKSSPFWVPRDRLLVLDSVIDGLIGLKRKDPRFIKNSERNLSLIKKYYRQTLTYFDASCLSADKTVLVANQGDFRTCFSGYGDIKSQGLKQVLQGKKIIQVRQKARKCSSPCLLPCFFD from the coding sequence ATGGAAAAGAACAGATTAATTGAACTGTCGGTAGTCATCCCGACCTACAACAGAAAAAAATTTTTAAAGGAATGTGTCAATTCCCTTCTTAATCAGGATTACCCGGCTGAGAAATATGAAATTATTGTTGTTGACGACGGATCTAGCGACGGGACAGATTTAATGATGGCATCTTTCACCGAGAGTCATCCAAATATTGAATATTTGCAAAGGGAGCATCAAGGGCCGGCTGCCGCCAGGAATGCTGGAATCAAGCATTCAAGCGGTCAAATCATAGCTTTAACGGATAATGATTGCCTACCGGCTAAAAATTGGGTAGGTAGTATTCTAAGGTCCCATAAACTGCATAATGAAGCATTGGCAGTAGGAGGGTTAACCGAAGTCAGCCCACGCAATATCAAAGCTTTGGTAAGCCAATCATTGAGCAATGGGGCAATGTCGGTTGAAATTAAAAATAAAAAAGAACTTATTTTTTTCCCCACCTGCAATGTTTCTTTTAAAAAAGAATACCTTTTTGAGAATTTTAATGAATTATTTCCTTTGCCCGCAGGAGAGGATTTAGAATTCTTTTGGAGGATTTTTAAAGGGGGGAGTAAATTTGTCTATGATGAAAAAATCGGGGTTTTCCACAATTGCCACCCCAATTTCAGATCTTTCCTGAAACAGGCATATATGTATGGAAAAGGCAATTTTCTCGTTCAGCATCTCCATAAGGACCACCCTTTATTAAAGGAAATATTACCGCAGAGTTTCTGTGCATTTGTTTTAGGCACAACCGTTAATTTTTTAAAAATTCCGCGCTTTTCTTACCTTTTGGGTTCTAGTCTTATTGCCTCTGGTTTAAATTTAAACGGATACGAAAAATTTCAGGTTTATTTTTATTTTACTTTGCATAAAATAATGTATTTAGCCGGTAATATCGCGGAATTTACAAGGGTAGAAAGGTTAAATAAGGAAAATGAAATTATAAAAAAACCAAAGCTGCTTATTTTAGATATAACCCATGAATGCAATCTCAAATGCAGGATTTGCGATATCTGGAAGACATCGTCATCCGAAATTAACCTCGATTTTCGTTATATTAGAAAACTCCTTTTTGAAGCCAGGGAATTAAAAATAAAAGAAATTGCCCTTTCCGGAGGGGAACCCTTATTAAGAAACGATATATTTGAGATATTCGACTACGCAAAAAAAATCGGGCTTAAAAATATTGGGATTTTAACTAATGGCATGCTTGTTGAACGCCACCTAGAAAAGTTAAAACCATATCTGATCACCGGCTTCGTGTCGCCGGTTATTTCATTCGATTCTTTAAACCCCCAACTGCATAACCATATAAGGAATAATGGTCTGGCCTGGCAGATGACCAAAAAGGCATTAAATATGCTGGCTTCCTTAAAAAAAGAACATCCCAAGACAAATTTTAACGTAATTACAATAATCTTGGGGCAGAATCTGGAAGAGCTACAGGAGCTTGCTGTATTCGTGAAATCATTAAACGCTAATTCATTACAGTTCCAGCCGCTTTTAGCCAATAACCTAGATATGGCGGAAAGGAAAAGTTCCCCTTTCTGGGTTCCCAGGGACAGATTATTGGTTCTTGATTCTGTGATTGACGGCTTAATAGGGCTGAAGAGAAAAGACCCACGATTTATCAAAAATTCGGAAAGGAATTTATCGCTTATAAAAAAGTATTACCGCCAAACCCTGACTTATTTTGATGCTAGCTGTCTTTCAGCGGATAAAACCGTTTTGGTCGCCAATCAAGGCGATTTCAGGACCTGTTTTTCTGGTTACGGAGATATTAAAAGCCAGGGGTTAAAACAGGTATTACAGGGTAAAAAAATAATCCAGGTTCGCCAAAAGGCAAGAAAATGTTCATCTCCCTGCCTTTTGCCCTGCTTTTTTGATTAA